A stretch of Desulfotalea psychrophila LSv54 DNA encodes these proteins:
- a CDS encoding HesA/MoeB/ThiF family protein, translating into MKFFIALTITFEGKIFHPKYKFDDKRIFQGFSMLTPEQLSRYSRNILLPDIGLDGQEKLLAARVLLVGLGGLGSPIALYLAAAGVGTLGLVDNDSVDLSNLQRQVLYDSSSLGGAKVDATAARIASLNMDVTVHRYPVLFAEENGASLVADYDFVIDATDSIGTKFLINDICVRAGVPFCHGGVLEFIGQVMTVIPGKTACYRCFFKNPPVGDGAKRCSHGGILGSVAGIIGSLQATEALKFITGVGDLLTDSLFICDPSVNMFRTLPISSRDDCEACASLKV; encoded by the coding sequence GTGAAATTTTTTATCGCATTAACTATTACCTTCGAAGGTAAAATTTTTCATCCAAAGTATAAATTTGATGATAAACGGATTTTCCAAGGTTTCTCTATGCTTACCCCAGAACAATTATCCCGTTATAGTCGAAATATTCTCCTGCCGGATATCGGTCTGGATGGTCAGGAAAAGCTTCTTGCTGCCCGGGTTTTACTTGTGGGCCTTGGTGGTTTGGGCTCTCCTATTGCCCTCTATCTTGCGGCGGCCGGAGTTGGTACCCTAGGTCTTGTCGATAATGATTCAGTCGATCTCTCTAATCTGCAGAGGCAGGTTCTGTATGACTCCTCCTCTCTGGGGGGGGCCAAGGTTGATGCCACCGCAGCTCGTATAGCCTCTCTTAATATGGATGTGACAGTCCATAGATATCCGGTGCTTTTTGCTGAAGAAAATGGTGCCTCACTTGTTGCCGATTATGATTTTGTCATTGATGCAACGGATAGTATAGGAACAAAATTTCTCATTAATGATATCTGTGTCCGAGCGGGTGTGCCCTTTTGTCATGGCGGTGTATTGGAGTTCATAGGCCAGGTTATGACAGTTATCCCTGGGAAAACGGCATGTTATAGATGTTTTTTTAAAAATCCTCCCGTGGGAGATGGGGCCAAGAGATGTTCTCATGGTGGTATACTTGGCTCTGTTGCCGGGATAATTGGTTCCCTGCAGGCGACAGAGGCCTTGAAGTTTATCACAGGTGTGGGCGATCTGCTGACAGATTCTCTGTTTATCTGTGACCCTTCAGTAAATATGTTTCGTACCCTGCCCATCTCCTCTCGTGATGATTGTGAGGCCTGTGCTTCTCTTAAGGTCTAA
- a CDS encoding DEAD/DEAH box helicase, giving the protein MTTVSTDVTGSTDTASSIDAAVPSAPVAPAAPVAPAAPVAPVAPVAPVAPVAPAVSFTDFNLKSDLVANLVKLGFSQPTPIQEKAIPLLLAGSDLIGQAQTGTGKTAAFGLPLLNNIDFSKKCVQALVLAPTRELAQQVGDALATYSGDDGRNVLVVYGGSSYQAQVGGLRRGARVVVGTPGRLLDLIRQGSLKLDQLKTLVLDEADEMLSMGFIDDIETILSQTPKDRQTMLFSATLSSRVMSIANRYLHSPESISISPKQMIGSSIEQRYYLINNSDKIAAITRVFEVETVESALIFARTRATVSELANELISRGFAAEGLSGDLSQEARTRVLSRFKKGQIKVLVATDVAARGLDIDDISHVFNYDLPEDPEVYVHRIGRTGRAGRSGTAISLVTLRDRWMHRRIEQYTGKKLIKGELPTVEQIEEHRNTQFLERLDVWIRRGRCRGEREIVEALVEQGMDPLDVAAAALKIVRKDETKRPIDPIKPVIEDAGGRNRKRGDRNDRGANGRGDRGGRSDSRGGRPQGRRDDRFAKGGDRGPKKKGDDVRQVSDKDMVPLTLDAGKKDGVAVNHIVASLSHFAGISSRELGKIRINETHSSIDVPKGLVDKMLSHNGSYRISKKAVNLTHQ; this is encoded by the coding sequence ATGACAACAGTTTCAACAGATGTAACAGGTTCAACAGACACAGCAAGTTCAATAGATGCAGCAGTTCCATCAGCTCCAGTAGCTCCAGCAGCTCCAGTAGCTCCAGCAGCTCCAGTAGCTCCAGTAGCTCCAGTAGCTCCAGTAGCTCCAGTAGCTCCAGCAGTTTCTTTTACTGATTTTAATTTAAAATCAGACCTTGTAGCAAATCTTGTAAAACTTGGCTTTAGCCAACCTACACCTATCCAAGAGAAGGCCATTCCTCTCCTTCTAGCAGGTTCTGATCTGATAGGTCAGGCTCAAACCGGAACAGGTAAGACCGCAGCTTTTGGTTTACCACTTCTAAATAATATTGATTTTTCTAAAAAATGTGTGCAGGCCCTTGTTCTTGCTCCAACCCGTGAGCTTGCCCAGCAAGTAGGTGATGCTCTTGCCACTTATAGTGGTGACGATGGTCGCAATGTTCTGGTTGTGTATGGTGGTTCGTCTTATCAAGCTCAGGTAGGTGGACTTCGCAGGGGTGCGCGTGTTGTTGTTGGTACTCCTGGACGATTGCTTGACTTAATCCGTCAGGGATCTCTGAAGCTTGATCAGCTGAAGACCCTTGTTCTTGATGAAGCGGATGAGATGCTCAGTATGGGCTTTATTGATGATATTGAAACAATTTTGTCACAAACACCGAAAGATCGTCAAACAATGCTTTTTTCTGCGACCCTTTCTTCTCGTGTAATGAGTATTGCCAATCGTTATCTTCATTCGCCTGAGTCTATCTCTATCAGTCCGAAGCAGATGATCGGCTCTTCCATTGAGCAACGTTACTATCTTATTAATAATAGTGATAAAATTGCTGCAATAACAAGAGTATTTGAAGTAGAGACTGTTGAAAGCGCCCTCATCTTTGCCAGAACTCGTGCAACGGTTAGTGAGCTTGCAAACGAGCTTATTTCCCGTGGATTTGCTGCAGAAGGTCTTAGTGGCGATTTGAGCCAAGAGGCTAGAACACGAGTTTTGAGTCGTTTTAAGAAGGGTCAGATCAAGGTACTTGTGGCAACAGATGTTGCGGCTCGTGGTCTTGATATTGACGATATTTCTCATGTTTTCAATTATGATCTGCCAGAAGATCCTGAGGTTTATGTTCATCGTATTGGTCGTACCGGTCGTGCTGGTCGTAGTGGAACCGCTATCTCACTGGTAACTCTTCGTGATCGTTGGATGCATCGCCGTATAGAGCAATATACTGGTAAAAAATTGATCAAGGGCGAGCTTCCCACCGTTGAGCAGATTGAAGAGCATCGCAACACTCAATTTTTAGAGCGTCTTGATGTATGGATCCGTCGTGGTCGTTGTCGTGGTGAGAGAGAGATTGTAGAGGCTCTTGTTGAGCAGGGAATGGATCCTCTTGATGTTGCTGCTGCTGCCTTGAAAATTGTTCGTAAGGATGAGACCAAGCGTCCAATTGATCCGATCAAACCTGTTATTGAAGATGCAGGCGGAAGAAATCGCAAGCGCGGTGACAGAAATGATCGTGGTGCTAATGGTCGAGGTGATAGAGGCGGTCGATCTGATAGCCGTGGTGGACGTCCACAGGGCCGTCGCGATGATCGTTTTGCTAAGGGTGGTGATAGAGGCCCAAAGAAAAAAGGCGATGATGTCCGACAGGTTAGCGACAAAGATATGGTGCCTCTTACCCTTGATGCTGGTAAAAAAGACGGTGTTGCGGTAAATCATATTGTGGCCTCCTTGTCTCATTTTGCAGGAATTTCTTCTCGGGAACTTGGAAAAATTCGTATTAATGAAACCCATAGTAGTATCGACGTGCCAAAGGGTTTGGTTGATAAAATGCTCTCCCATAACGGTAGCTACCGCATCTCCAAAAAAGCGGTAAATCTTACCCACCAATAG
- a CDS encoding LysE/ArgO family amino acid transporter — protein MLSSFFLQGMMVGASLIVAIGAQNAFVLSCGIRKQHQYAVAATCALCDTVLIFLGAMTTGKVVGMNPGLQTIAAWAGAIFLLCYGCRALYSAINSSAVLRAEKKQCTGLRSIVLLTLSITLLNPHVYLDTVLLLGSIAGQHGEDGKYVFALGAATFSWLWFFALVLGGNKLARFFKNPTAWRVLDALVCLTMWAIAWHLIAGQ, from the coding sequence ATGTTAAGTAGTTTTTTTTTGCAGGGGATGATGGTGGGAGCAAGTCTTATTGTCGCCATTGGCGCCCAGAATGCCTTTGTCCTCTCCTGTGGTATCCGTAAACAGCATCAATATGCTGTGGCGGCGACCTGTGCTTTGTGTGATACAGTTTTAATTTTTCTTGGGGCAATGACGACGGGGAAGGTTGTGGGGATGAATCCGGGCTTACAGACGATTGCCGCCTGGGCGGGAGCAATATTTTTACTCTGCTATGGTTGTCGTGCCCTCTATTCAGCCATAAATTCTTCGGCTGTTCTTCGGGCGGAGAAAAAACAATGCACAGGTCTACGCTCAATCGTCCTGCTCACCCTTAGTATCACTCTGCTTAACCCTCATGTCTACCTTGATACAGTCCTCTTGCTTGGAAGTATTGCAGGGCAACATGGCGAAGATGGTAAGTATGTCTTCGCCCTTGGAGCGGCGACCTTCTCTTGGTTGTGGTTTTTTGCTTTGGTGCTTGGCGGCAATAAACTTGCCAGGTTTTTTAAAAATCCCACAGCCTGGCGGGTTTTGGACGCTCTTGTCTGTTTAACCATGTGGGCTATTGCCTGGCATCTTATTGCCGGTCAGTAA
- the era gene encoding GTPase Era — protein sequence MQNNEYKTLDDFLGKDVKSGMVAIVGPPNAGKSTLMNQLLGQKISIVTSKPQTTRNRILGIVNDDAYQIVLLDTPGLHKADEPLNIEMMRVALESLSEVDAVLFLVDVSLPLPPKALAKQREELAGYMEKIESPAILVLNKVDLIDKQKLLPMIESYAKLFPFKAVVPISALNGDGADNLLKEILELIPVGPRYFPEDIPTDATERFLAAEIVREKVFLLTGQELPYSAATLVESFKEDEQKKLITIHATIVVERPSQKGMIIGKGGQKLKQIGTAARKDIEALLGSKVLLKLWVKVKKKWAEDENFLKELGF from the coding sequence ATGCAAAATAATGAATACAAAACCCTAGATGACTTTCTAGGAAAAGATGTAAAGTCGGGAATGGTCGCTATTGTAGGGCCCCCTAATGCCGGTAAATCCACCTTGATGAATCAACTGTTAGGACAGAAGATTTCCATCGTTACCTCTAAACCACAAACCACTAGAAATAGAATTCTTGGTATTGTTAACGACGATGCCTATCAAATTGTTCTCCTGGATACTCCCGGCCTGCACAAGGCTGATGAACCGCTGAATATTGAAATGATGCGGGTAGCTCTTGAGAGTCTGAGCGAAGTTGATGCGGTACTTTTTTTGGTGGATGTCTCTCTACCCCTCCCTCCTAAGGCGCTGGCCAAACAACGGGAAGAGTTAGCGGGCTATATGGAAAAAATAGAGAGTCCTGCCATACTTGTGCTTAACAAGGTTGACCTGATTGATAAGCAGAAGCTGTTGCCGATGATAGAGAGTTATGCAAAACTCTTTCCTTTTAAGGCGGTTGTGCCTATTTCTGCCTTGAATGGAGATGGGGCGGATAATCTCCTCAAGGAGATTCTCGAGCTTATTCCGGTGGGGCCACGTTATTTTCCTGAAGATATCCCCACCGATGCAACGGAGAGATTTTTGGCGGCCGAAATTGTCCGGGAAAAGGTTTTTCTGCTGACGGGTCAGGAGCTTCCCTATTCCGCTGCGACACTGGTGGAGTCCTTTAAGGAAGATGAGCAGAAAAAGCTTATTACTATCCATGCCACCATCGTTGTTGAGCGTCCATCACAAAAGGGGATGATCATTGGCAAGGGTGGACAGAAGTTGAAACAGATAGGCACGGCGGCAAGAAAAGACATCGAGGCCTTGCTTGGATCCAAAGTACTGCTTAAGCTATGGGTCAAGGTAAAGAAAAAGTGGGCTGAAGATGAAAATTTTTTGAAAGAGCTTGGCTTTTAG
- the rpmB gene encoding 50S ribosomal protein L28 has protein sequence MAKVCEICGKGPITGNNVSHAHNKTRRRWLPNLKKVRMVTASGATVRGKVCTRCIRSGAVVKPA, from the coding sequence ATGGCTAAGGTTTGTGAAATTTGTGGTAAGGGCCCTATAACTGGAAACAACGTGTCTCATGCTCATAATAAGACAAGAAGACGCTGGCTTCCAAATTTGAAAAAGGTTCGTATGGTAACTGCAAGCGGCGCTACCGTTCGTGGTAAAGTTTGTACCCGTTGCATTCGTTCAGGTGCTGTTGTTAAACCTGCATAA
- the resB gene encoding cytochrome c biogenesis protein ResB, protein MKSTNPLWKFLASVQLAIFIFFALASTSVIGTVIPQHRPMAFYLEAYGNFWTQIFLVLDIPEMYSSWWFTGLLCLLALNLIICTIDRFPITLRRIRATNGSFSREKIEAMPFCQSFQLPKRTAQQPQRILAKLGWPGQNFNRESYQLFFSQKSLWSHLGVYVVHISILVIFVGAMIGNIAGYKGSVMIAEGGATREIYSQDKSGPIPLGFELACDSFAIEYYDTGMPKTYRSHLTISENGKETLSQEIEVNSPLHYKGLTFYQASYEGFQTFMLKIKRSDTGNEQAFKLDFQEQEEWQEEGLQLGVINVIATDKHVERIKLWIFDGKSKPQTIWFDNNQTIKTTGLNATYEISAKQMYATGLQVTKDPGVWCVYLGCILLIIGLYISFFTSHRKIWLIIDQNKRITLAGFTAKNKAGFNKEFNKITRCLQTLEQDKQ, encoded by the coding sequence ATGAAATCGACTAATCCACTTTGGAAATTTTTAGCCTCTGTCCAATTGGCTATTTTCATTTTTTTTGCCCTGGCATCTACCTCTGTTATAGGCACAGTCATCCCCCAACACCGCCCCATGGCTTTTTATCTCGAAGCCTATGGCAACTTCTGGACACAAATATTTTTGGTGCTCGACATCCCAGAAATGTACTCGTCCTGGTGGTTCACCGGCCTCCTCTGTCTACTTGCTCTCAATCTTATTATTTGTACCATTGATCGATTCCCCATAACCTTGCGAAGGATAAGAGCTACAAACGGATCTTTCTCCCGCGAAAAAATAGAGGCCATGCCCTTTTGCCAAAGCTTTCAGCTTCCTAAGAGAACAGCTCAACAACCCCAGAGAATTCTCGCAAAACTTGGTTGGCCGGGACAAAATTTTAACAGAGAATCCTATCAGCTCTTTTTTAGCCAAAAGTCCCTATGGTCCCACCTGGGTGTCTATGTTGTCCATATTTCCATCCTGGTAATCTTTGTCGGAGCCATGATTGGCAATATCGCCGGTTACAAGGGCTCTGTCATGATTGCCGAGGGAGGAGCCACCAGAGAAATATACTCTCAAGACAAGTCCGGACCAATCCCTCTGGGCTTCGAGCTTGCCTGTGATTCCTTCGCCATAGAATATTATGATACGGGAATGCCCAAGACCTACCGCTCCCATCTCACCATTTCAGAAAATGGCAAGGAAACTCTGAGCCAGGAAATTGAAGTCAACAGCCCCCTTCACTACAAAGGCCTCACCTTTTATCAGGCAAGCTATGAGGGTTTCCAAACCTTTATGCTTAAAATAAAAAGAAGCGACACCGGCAATGAACAAGCCTTCAAACTTGACTTCCAAGAACAGGAAGAGTGGCAAGAAGAGGGCCTGCAACTTGGAGTAATCAACGTCATCGCCACCGACAAGCATGTTGAACGCATTAAGCTTTGGATTTTCGATGGCAAATCAAAGCCCCAGACCATATGGTTTGACAACAACCAAACCATAAAGACAACTGGCCTGAACGCAACCTACGAAATATCAGCCAAACAGATGTACGCAACGGGCCTGCAGGTAACAAAAGATCCAGGGGTCTGGTGTGTTTATCTTGGTTGTATCCTTCTTATTATTGGCCTCTATATTTCTTTTTTCACCTCACATCGTAAAATCTGGCTCATCATTGACCAAAACAAAAGGATCACCCTTGCAGGCTTCACAGCAAAGAACAAGGCGGGTTTTAACAAAGAGTTCAATAAGATCACGCGGTGCCTACAAACTCTTGAGCAAGACAAACAGTAG
- the ccsB gene encoding c-type cytochrome biogenesis protein CcsB — MDSSQLLGITTLTYLFATILYAIIFVFKLPKLAKATTFFTAIAFLTQTIGIGLRWIESYQMGIGHAPLTNMYESVVFFSWTIILLYLLMEWKYKTRVMGVFTVPLAFLAMAYASFGGVGKTITPLVPALQSNWLISHVITCFIGYAGFALAAGLGTMYLIKQGRAGRKENILAKRLPSLETIDDLTHKMMVFGFIWLTCGIISGAIWANSAWGTYWSWDPKETWSLITWFIYALALHVRYTRDWSGSRIATLAIFGFLCVLFTYYGVNFLLSGLHSYGSA, encoded by the coding sequence ATGGATAGCTCGCAACTTCTTGGAATTACGACACTCACATATCTCTTTGCCACAATACTCTATGCAATTATATTTGTTTTTAAATTGCCTAAACTGGCAAAGGCAACCACTTTTTTTACAGCCATTGCCTTTCTTACCCAAACTATTGGTATTGGTCTGAGATGGATCGAATCCTACCAGATGGGCATTGGCCATGCCCCACTGACCAATATGTATGAATCCGTTGTATTCTTCTCCTGGACAATCATCCTCCTCTACCTCCTGATGGAATGGAAATACAAAACACGGGTCATGGGTGTCTTCACTGTGCCTCTCGCCTTTCTTGCCATGGCCTATGCCTCCTTTGGGGGTGTTGGTAAAACCATCACCCCTCTTGTCCCCGCCCTGCAATCAAACTGGTTAATCTCCCACGTTATCACCTGTTTTATCGGCTATGCAGGTTTTGCCCTGGCGGCAGGACTTGGAACCATGTATCTCATAAAGCAGGGTAGAGCTGGCAGAAAAGAAAATATTCTAGCAAAACGTCTTCCGTCTCTGGAAACAATAGACGATCTCACCCATAAGATGATGGTCTTTGGTTTTATCTGGTTGACCTGTGGAATTATCTCGGGGGCAATATGGGCAAACTCTGCCTGGGGAACCTACTGGAGCTGGGATCCAAAAGAAACCTGGTCACTTATCACCTGGTTCATCTATGCCCTTGCCCTCCACGTACGATACACCCGTGACTGGAGTGGATCCCGTATTGCGACTCTGGCTATCTTTGGATTTTTATGCGTACTCTTCACCTACTACGGCGTAAATTTCCTCCTCTCAGGACTGCATAGCTACGGTTCAGCATAA
- a CDS encoding DNA integrity scanning protein DisA nucleotide-binding domain protein, with protein sequence MIEAAKNFKFAQRCLTDTLRGIREGLSLFTGHSSRVAAIFSLTENSDIYIFDPQDLLGGHAPKIRSIFTKPSNGQPPTTAATVNTILGEKDIDLDGLISFGGTAPSMFYQKWFTEHHPDICSTEPVECWLEHATQCISNDLTTRPEFYTGISGNFLREYASHAVRDSIVDLLNLSLGCDIHMRIYPILYAILGISKINEEGARPFGRIIFAEPRQILPKVTFLAQFDEDRPPLLANYKHVRKLLQAVENSEGYLVSDGEKILGICGNDIPENCLAVSFQKKIGFISYNNQTICSFAHGLYCVDAYRAKLVEVEDILLDYPLDTETRSSLLQIAEKIVHNGQDKGFGCCLVIDLHTSPIGIEGQNVHPVLDLQQPEKLQLACALSKVDGALHIRPDLKLHAFACLLDGSRIKNENRARGARYNSALRFSYHHPTSIIIVVSSDRPVSVIYQGQEVQKTPHCALTLSCMLHPQKIDKWLAEREV encoded by the coding sequence ATGATTGAAGCCGCCAAAAATTTTAAATTCGCTCAACGCTGTTTAACAGATACCCTCCGAGGCATTCGCGAAGGACTGTCTCTCTTCACCGGCCATAGCAGTCGGGTCGCTGCCATCTTCAGTCTAACCGAAAATTCTGACATCTATATCTTTGACCCCCAAGACCTCCTCGGAGGACACGCCCCAAAAATTCGTAGCATTTTTACTAAACCCAGTAACGGACAACCCCCTACCACAGCTGCCACCGTCAACACCATCCTGGGAGAAAAAGACATTGACCTTGATGGCCTTATCTCCTTTGGAGGCACAGCTCCCTCCATGTTCTACCAAAAATGGTTTACGGAACACCATCCAGATATATGTTCCACCGAACCCGTTGAATGTTGGTTAGAACATGCAACCCAGTGCATATCAAACGACCTGACAACCCGCCCCGAGTTTTATACAGGCATCTCAGGAAACTTTCTCCGAGAATACGCGAGCCACGCAGTTCGCGACAGCATTGTTGACCTCCTCAATCTCAGCCTTGGCTGCGATATCCACATGCGCATCTACCCCATCCTCTATGCGATACTGGGTATATCCAAAATTAACGAAGAGGGTGCCCGACCCTTTGGCCGAATAATCTTTGCAGAACCCAGACAAATTCTACCAAAGGTGACATTTCTTGCTCAATTTGACGAGGACAGACCACCCCTGTTGGCCAACTACAAACATGTACGAAAACTGCTACAGGCGGTAGAAAACTCCGAGGGCTATCTGGTCTCTGACGGGGAAAAAATTCTTGGTATCTGTGGCAACGATATTCCGGAAAACTGCCTGGCGGTGAGCTTTCAAAAAAAAATCGGCTTCATCTCCTACAACAACCAAACCATCTGTAGTTTTGCTCATGGGCTCTATTGTGTAGATGCCTACAGGGCAAAACTGGTCGAAGTAGAGGATATCCTCCTCGACTACCCACTGGACACAGAGACACGCAGCTCTCTTCTCCAGATAGCTGAAAAAATTGTCCACAACGGTCAGGACAAGGGTTTTGGCTGTTGTCTGGTGATAGACCTGCACACAAGCCCAATAGGCATTGAAGGACAAAACGTTCACCCTGTCCTTGACCTGCAACAGCCAGAAAAGCTGCAACTCGCCTGTGCCCTGTCAAAGGTTGACGGTGCCCTGCATATCCGCCCCGACCTCAAGCTCCACGCCTTTGCCTGCCTGCTTGATGGCTCGCGAATAAAAAATGAGAACAGGGCTCGCGGGGCACGCTATAACTCTGCCCTCCGTTTTTCCTATCACCACCCCACAAGTATCATCATTGTCGTCTCCTCCGACCGCCCTGTCTCAGTAATTTACCAGGGGCAGGAGGTACAGAAAACGCCGCACTGCGCCCTCACCCTCTCCTGCATGCTACATCCGCAAAAAATAGATAAGTGGTTGGCAGAAAGAGAGGTTTAG
- a CDS encoding RNB domain-containing ribonuclease — protein MEEVNLEELWELTTDEPTSVFSPAFLAELAFGKEVDDDLICSFLRCIFTDKLFFKYKEGRVRINNAEQIAQLRMQQVAEEKKARLVKDGSQLLRSLYDLQNVEELENEYGSFFTESLDIIRDFYLFGSDFKQAATAKLLLKEASLNHPHAPFSLMEKSGRWSSHENIPLLRSEIPVAFSLAARQQAEQILQTDMDKLFDDPARIDYTHLKPITIDGPTTQDFDDALTIEKDGENYLVGVHISDVAHYVRPGDPLFQEAMQRGTSIYFPEGQIPMLPRHLSQGICSLIQGEIRAALSFMILLSPEAEVLRVRIRPSIIKVARRLTYEEADSMLKDDNEIKMLNKVSQRLRQRRIDNGALLLPFPDVNIFIDNQGKVHVQLAKSNTPARVLVSEMMILANSESARYVADRMVPGIYRSQPELKNRIVHGTDDDLFQNTKQRKQLPRGELSTVAKSHSGLGVSQYTTITSPIRRLLDLVMQHQLHSIVRRQEPRFTEDMCSDFTAVMSRTLSRANNVRHQRHRYWLLCYLEERKGQYLEALVIQAGPKRTNLLLTDILLDVELPATGGISPGQRVKIRVAKADALDNVLRFEW, from the coding sequence ATGGAAGAGGTCAACCTTGAAGAGCTCTGGGAGCTTACCACCGACGAGCCCACCTCCGTATTTTCACCTGCCTTTCTGGCAGAACTTGCCTTTGGCAAAGAGGTCGATGACGACCTCATTTGCTCCTTTCTACGTTGTATTTTTACCGACAAGCTCTTCTTTAAATACAAAGAGGGTAGAGTTCGAATCAACAACGCTGAACAGATTGCACAGCTTCGTATGCAGCAGGTTGCAGAGGAAAAGAAGGCTCGTCTGGTAAAGGACGGTAGCCAACTCCTGCGTAGCCTCTACGACTTGCAAAACGTTGAAGAATTGGAAAATGAATACGGCAGTTTCTTTACCGAATCACTCGACATTATTCGAGATTTCTACCTGTTTGGTAGCGATTTTAAACAGGCGGCAACGGCAAAGCTACTGCTCAAGGAGGCCTCATTAAACCATCCCCATGCCCCCTTTTCTCTTATGGAGAAGTCTGGTCGTTGGAGTTCCCACGAGAACATCCCACTTCTACGCAGTGAGATTCCGGTAGCCTTCTCTCTGGCGGCACGACAACAGGCCGAACAGATCCTCCAGACAGATATGGACAAGCTCTTTGATGATCCCGCCCGTATTGACTATACCCACCTCAAGCCAATCACCATTGATGGCCCCACCACCCAGGATTTTGACGATGCCCTGACCATTGAAAAGGATGGGGAAAATTACCTGGTCGGTGTACATATTTCAGATGTTGCCCACTATGTTCGCCCTGGAGACCCTCTCTTTCAGGAGGCTATGCAACGCGGCACATCCATCTATTTTCCCGAGGGACAGATCCCCATGTTACCCCGCCATCTCTCCCAAGGAATATGCAGTCTTATTCAAGGTGAGATCAGGGCAGCACTCAGCTTTATGATCCTGCTCTCCCCCGAGGCCGAAGTGCTTCGGGTTCGCATCCGCCCCTCTATTATCAAAGTGGCCCGTCGCCTCACCTATGAGGAGGCCGACAGCATGCTAAAAGATGATAACGAAATCAAGATGCTCAACAAGGTTAGCCAGAGGCTACGCCAGAGGCGTATTGATAATGGCGCACTCCTTCTCCCCTTTCCCGATGTAAATATCTTCATTGACAATCAGGGCAAGGTTCATGTTCAACTAGCAAAAAGTAATACCCCGGCCCGGGTCCTTGTCTCAGAGATGATGATTCTTGCCAATAGCGAAAGTGCCAGATATGTCGCAGACCGTATGGTTCCCGGTATCTACAGATCACAGCCAGAGCTTAAAAACCGTATCGTTCATGGCACAGACGATGATCTCTTCCAGAACACCAAACAACGCAAACAGTTGCCCCGCGGAGAACTCTCCACCGTGGCAAAATCCCATAGCGGTCTGGGTGTCAGTCAATACACCACCATCACCTCACCCATCAGAAGATTACTCGACTTGGTAATGCAACACCAACTGCACTCCATTGTTCGCAGACAGGAACCACGTTTTACTGAAGATATGTGTTCTGATTTCACAGCGGTAATGTCAAGAACACTATCGCGGGCTAATAATGTCCGCCACCAACGCCATCGTTACTGGCTTCTTTGTTATCTTGAAGAACGCAAGGGCCAATACCTGGAGGCCCTGGTCATCCAGGCCGGCCCCAAGAGAACTAACCTGCTCTTAACCGACATCCTTCTTGATGTCGAACTCCCTGCCACGGGCGGAATAAGCCCCGGACAGAGAGTGAAGATACGAGTGGCAAAGGCTGATGCCCTAGACAATGTCCTTCGCTTTGAGTGGTGA